In the Candidatus Omnitrophota bacterium genome, one interval contains:
- a CDS encoding PAS domain S-box protein: MAEMITISKAEYANLEERVKKLAADKSHLQLIVHMMNKISAVSGLENLVENILNAVGDVIGGVNLILYYKIDNDIYYADINGDRQKIDTIIDDLVIKAFETREPIEYEHAFSDTKMMTPEFTKAYTWAIPLLVGTELIGVFKMESLHIAMRELGQPLPIFFCYAALVLKNEILGRTRLQKAYDELEKEAAVRQKAEEALRLANEALEERVAERTEEWRNANVRLRESEMQIKALLEKSEQSRRALLSLLEDEKRAEETLRRLNRELRAISQCNQVLMRAVDEQTLLDEVCRIICDEAGYRMAWVGYAEQDEAKTIRPAAWAGVGSEYISSAKLSWSEDSERGRGPAGIAIRSGKIIYVQDIETDALMAPRRENALQCGYRSSLALPLKDECANVFGVLLIYSAEVNAITPDEIRFMGELADDLTFGIAALRTRAGRKQAEKELQRSNDLLRAIIDAAPTAIIGLDLDGNVHSVWNPAAERMLGWSAQEVMGRPLPSVPIEKKEEFAQFRKRMREGKTLNGVEVKRRKRDGSPIDYSIYASPLHDAEGRITGNVAVMVDITERKRADEALRRSEKRKTILNEIANVFLTIPDEEMYGCVLDVVLRVMKSPFGIFGFIGENGDLIMPSLTRNIWEQCQVPDKSLVFPPETWGGSLWGRAIREKTSFYSDGPFHTPEGHIRIDHFLTSPIFFGQKTIGLLSLANKETSYTEEDKDLLETIAAFISPILNARLQRDAQERKRLEAEEALRKSEEQYRLLVENAEEAIFIVQDGKIEFPNRKTQELSGRSKQELTNMVFANLLLPDDQSFVLDKIEKCLHGEKPSIAPPFKIQNRSGEDVWVQLSLAMILWRERPAALCFLKDVTEQKAFEAQFMHAQRMEAIGRLAGGVAHDFNNILTVINGYSELAMFQLRQDDPLWNHIQGIHEAGLRASELTYQLLAFSRKQAFKYEMIDLNYLIENMKKMLIRLIGEDIELATVLSDSLWRIKADPVQIEQIVMNLAVNARDAMPEGGKLTIETTNIILDKEYASKHIEISPGPFVMLAVSDNGCGMNQATMDKIFDPFFTTKEMGKGTGLGLSTVYGVVKQSGGSIWVYSELNVGTTFKIYFPRSEETPLEKESSQLSSLQGAGETVLVVEDEDSVREIVIQILEYSGYKTISARSGLEALNLSLQFQGRIHLLVTDIIMPEMNGRELSERLTYLRPDMKVLYMSGYTDKSVTNNGILKGRFPFLQKPFSSESLLQKIQEALEQ; this comes from the coding sequence ATGGCTGAAATGATAACAATATCCAAGGCGGAGTACGCCAACCTAGAGGAGCGGGTGAAGAAACTCGCCGCCGACAAATCGCACCTCCAGTTGATCGTTCACATGATGAACAAAATAAGCGCCGTCTCCGGTCTCGAAAATCTCGTTGAGAATATTTTAAACGCCGTCGGCGACGTCATCGGCGGCGTCAATCTCATACTGTACTACAAGATCGATAATGACATTTATTATGCGGATATTAACGGCGACAGACAGAAGATCGATACGATTATCGACGACCTCGTAATCAAGGCTTTTGAGACGCGCGAACCGATCGAATACGAACATGCTTTCAGCGATACCAAGATGATGACGCCCGAGTTCACGAAGGCTTACACGTGGGCTATTCCTCTGCTTGTGGGTACCGAACTGATTGGCGTGTTCAAAATGGAGAGTCTGCATATCGCGATGCGGGAGTTGGGCCAGCCTTTGCCCATCTTCTTCTGTTATGCCGCCCTGGTTCTGAAAAACGAGATTCTAGGGCGCACGCGGCTTCAAAAAGCCTACGACGAACTCGAGAAGGAAGCAGCGGTGCGCCAAAAAGCGGAGGAAGCGCTGCGTTTGGCCAACGAAGCCCTGGAAGAACGCGTCGCTGAACGCACAGAGGAATGGCGGAACGCGAACGTACGGTTGCGCGAGAGCGAAATGCAAATTAAAGCGCTGCTCGAAAAATCGGAACAATCGCGCCGCGCTTTGTTGAGTCTTTTGGAGGACGAAAAACGGGCGGAGGAGACGCTGCGCCGCCTCAATCGTGAACTGCGGGCCATTAGCCAATGCAACCAAGTCTTGATGCGGGCTGTTGACGAACAAACGCTGCTCGACGAAGTCTGCCGGATCATTTGCGACGAAGCCGGTTACCGCATGGCCTGGGTGGGATACGCCGAACAAGACGAAGCCAAGACCATCCGTCCCGCCGCCTGGGCAGGCGTCGGCAGCGAATATATCTCCAGCGCCAAACTGAGTTGGTCGGAAGACTCGGAACGAGGCCGGGGACCTGCCGGAATCGCCATCCGGAGCGGCAAAATAATCTACGTTCAGGATATCGAAACGGACGCGCTCATGGCGCCTCGGCGCGAAAACGCCCTGCAGTGCGGCTATCGCTCCAGTCTCGCCCTCCCGCTGAAGGACGAATGCGCCAATGTCTTCGGCGTCCTCCTGATTTATTCCGCGGAAGTCAATGCGATCACGCCGGACGAAATCCGGTTTATGGGGGAATTGGCGGATGACTTGACATTCGGCATCGCCGCCTTGCGCACGCGCGCCGGACGCAAGCAGGCGGAAAAGGAATTGCAGCGATCCAACGATCTGCTTCGGGCTATCATCGACGCCGCGCCGACGGCGATTATCGGATTGGACCTGGACGGAAATGTGCACTCGGTTTGGAATCCAGCGGCGGAGAGAATGTTGGGCTGGAGCGCTCAGGAAGTCATGGGCCGCCCGCTCCCCAGCGTACCCATTGAAAAAAAAGAAGAATTCGCGCAATTTCGAAAAAGGATGCGGGAGGGCAAGACCTTGAATGGCGTGGAAGTCAAACGCCGAAAACGCGACGGCTCTCCCATCGATTACAGCATCTACGCCTCGCCCTTGCACGACGCCGAGGGCCGCATCACCGGCAATGTCGCCGTCATGGTAGATATCACCGAACGAAAGCGCGCGGACGAAGCCTTGAGGCGGTCCGAGAAGAGAAAGACGATCCTCAACGAGATTGCTAACGTTTTCCTCACCATCCCGGATGAAGAGATGTACGGATGCGTTTTGGATGTGGTTCTTCGCGTTATGAAAAGCCCATTCGGCATTTTTGGCTTCATAGGCGAAAATGGGGACCTGATCATGCCCAGTCTGACTAGAAATATCTGGGAACAGTGTCAAGTACCCGATAAATCTCTCGTCTTTCCGCCGGAAACTTGGGGCGGCAGCCTTTGGGGCCGCGCCATCCGAGAGAAAACGAGTTTTTATTCGGACGGCCCCTTTCATACGCCGGAGGGACATATCCGCATCGATCATTTCCTTACATCGCCAATCTTTTTTGGCCAAAAGACGATCGGCTTGCTTTCTCTTGCCAATAAGGAAACAAGTTATACCGAGGAAGATAAGGATTTACTGGAGACTATCGCCGCCTTTATTTCGCCCATCCTCAACGCGAGATTGCAAAGAGACGCGCAAGAACGAAAGCGTTTGGAAGCGGAGGAGGCGCTGAGAAAATCGGAAGAACAATATCGCCTGCTGGTGGAAAACGCCGAGGAAGCGATCTTCATCGTTCAGGATGGAAAGATCGAGTTTCCTAACCGCAAGACCCAAGAGTTATCTGGGCGATCAAAGCAAGAACTGACGAATATGGTCTTCGCCAATCTGCTTCTTCCTGACGACCAATCCTTCGTTTTGGATAAAATCGAAAAATGCCTTCATGGCGAAAAACCATCCATCGCTCCCCCCTTTAAAATTCAAAACCGATCGGGCGAGGATGTATGGGTTCAACTCTCTCTGGCCATGATCCTTTGGAGGGAACGTCCCGCCGCTCTCTGTTTTCTTAAAGACGTTACGGAGCAAAAAGCGTTCGAAGCCCAGTTCATGCATGCCCAAAGAATGGAAGCGATAGGACGGCTGGCGGGAGGCGTAGCTCACGATTTCAACAACATTCTTACGGTAATCAACGGCTATTCCGAACTCGCTATGTTTCAACTTCGCCAAGACGATCCGCTATGGAACCATATCCAAGGAATCCACGAAGCTGGCCTTCGAGCTTCGGAACTTACTTACCAGCTTCTCGCTTTCAGCCGCAAGCAGGCGTTTAAGTATGAAATGATCGATTTGAATTATCTCATCGAAAATATGAAAAAAATGCTGATCCGCCTGATTGGAGAGGATATCGAACTGGCGACGGTTCTATCCGATTCGCTATGGCGCATCAAGGCCGATCCCGTACAGATCGAGCAGATTGTCATGAACTTGGCCGTGAATGCTCGCGATGCGATGCCGGAGGGGGGGAAGCTCACGATCGAAACGACGAATATCATCCTAGATAAGGAATACGCTTCGAAGCATATCGAGATTTCGCCCGGTCCTTTTGTGATGTTAGCGGTTTCGGATAACGGCTGCGGCATGAACCAGGCGACGATGGATAAGATATTCGATCCCTTCTTCACGACAAAGGAAATGGGCAAAGGTACGGGTTTAGGGCTTTCAACGGTCTACGGCGTCGTGAAACAGAGCGGCGGAAGCATCTGGGTCTATAGCGAATTGAATGTTGGAACCACCTTCAAAATCTACTTTCCCCGATCGGAAGAAACTCCGTTAGAGAAGGAGTCCAGCCAATTATCTTCCCTCCAAGGGGCGGGAGAAACCGTGCTCGTGGTCGAAGACGAAGACTCGGTGCGGGAGATCGTCATCCAAATTTTGGAATACAGCGGATACAAAACGATTTCGGCGCGCAGCGGATTGGAAGCCCTCAATCTTTCTCTACAGTTCCAAGGGCGTATTCATCTTCTTGTTACGGATATTATCATGCCGGAAATGAACGGACGCGAATTATCGGAACGCCTTACCTACCTTCGGCCGGATATGAAGGTGCTTTATATGTCCGGCTATACGGATAAATCCGTTACGAATAATGGCATCCTGAAAGGCCGCTTTCCATTCTTGCAAAAACCCTTTAGTTCGGAAAGCCTTTTGCAAAAAATCCAGGAAGCTTTGGAACAATAA
- a CDS encoding uroporphyrinogen decarboxylase family protein, with product MITGMDRLAAAINGSVSDRIPVFCNLLDQGAKELGISLQEYYSHGEYVAEAQLKMREKYGHDNLWSLFYVGKEAELLGCQKIVFAKDGPPIVEDFVIKSWDDIRRLKIPEDVSTHPAFEEGLKCLRILRDKAGGQYPICAYITATMTLPALLMGMDKWMELLFLGPAPERNELLAKCHEFFAKEILAYRKAGADVLIYSNPFGSTDIVPMKYFMEQSLPWIEKDIAAAGTHGLVYYCGMSRFSPVIDIVLERTGIEAYYLSPLDDIRKSKEIIAGRGLACGVINDIKLIDWTKDEIRDEVKRMMDAGMAGGKFLFGTGLMPYSIPEENIRTMLESAYEFGRYEN from the coding sequence ATGATTACGGGTATGGATAGACTCGCAGCGGCGATAAACGGATCCGTTTCCGATCGCATACCTGTATTTTGCAACCTGCTTGATCAGGGCGCGAAGGAACTCGGCATCTCCCTCCAAGAGTACTATTCGCATGGCGAATACGTCGCCGAAGCGCAACTTAAAATGCGCGAAAAGTATGGGCATGACAACCTGTGGAGTCTGTTCTACGTGGGAAAAGAAGCGGAATTGCTGGGTTGTCAAAAAATCGTTTTCGCGAAGGACGGTCCGCCCATCGTCGAAGATTTCGTCATCAAGTCTTGGGACGACATTCGACGGCTGAAGATTCCCGAAGACGTTTCAACGCATCCCGCCTTCGAGGAAGGATTGAAATGCCTGCGCATCCTGCGGGACAAAGCGGGCGGCCAATATCCGATCTGCGCATACATTACCGCCACCATGACGCTGCCTGCGCTCCTGATGGGAATGGATAAATGGATGGAACTGCTCTTTTTGGGTCCAGCCCCCGAACGCAACGAGCTTTTAGCCAAGTGCCACGAGTTTTTCGCGAAGGAAATACTCGCTTATCGAAAGGCCGGGGCCGATGTTCTTATTTATTCCAATCCCTTCGGTTCTACCGACATTGTCCCGATGAAATACTTTATGGAACAATCGCTTCCCTGGATCGAAAAGGATATTGCGGCGGCCGGAACGCATGGTTTAGTCTATTATTGCGGTATGTCGCGATTCAGTCCGGTGATTGACATTGTGCTCGAACGGACGGGTATCGAGGCCTACTACCTGAGTCCGCTCGACGATATTCGAAAGAGCAAAGAGATCATCGCCGGAAGGGGACTCGCCTGCGGAGTCATTAACGATATTAAACTCATCGATTGGACGAAGGATGAGATTAGGGATGAAGTAAAGAGGATGATGGACGCCGGAATGGCGGGAGGAAAATTCCTCTTTGGAACCGGTTTAATGCCTTATAGCATCCCTGAGGAGAATATCCGGACAATGCTCGAATCGGCTTACGAATTCGGCCGTTACGAGAACTGA
- a CDS encoding flagellin yields the protein MAITQIATNISALTAQRNVNTVGGNLSKSIERLSSGLRINRAGDDAAGMSVANRLRTQTEGLNQAVTNAQDGINLINVAEGALEETTNRLNRIRQLAVQAANTGTNDYKARAAIQDEIFQGIDEITRIANTTLFGSNYLLNGDFSIKSTVKDGQPNYGFQIDASPVASTLDSGAAFLNIRLSQQGYAQIVAGDTAGDKQIVSTGIRNQTDIAVTLASFNQSRSFGGAAIQTTDAVSTGIYFNGVSMFANDTISFEGVLADGVTTFAGSVTLAATSTLGTSANATSTRPETIIGAINKAIDDAEKVLFGVNSTGSVPTAYRTTVTLAGATTDNRGRLLLINEGTYINQSTINISLLRSGTMVTSTSGVTRSGAIGSASALSGGGQIGNSVTAITGSTFGEGEFTIQVKDVQNAQQKKIESTIAFLDGNGSRMGRTTTLTGSNSSTTLVLNGSFVGSTYTGGQTMRDNDIIILNGTNADGTTFQGRFTYVDPADNTELQEADTDFNDFEFSTISGLIQEMNYRTRDYTAGVGTSDGTQTRFEDAIFTYTPGGTLSLVDDVGRSNSQMAFTLTFQNRDDATPTEYYTLQDDGALVQEGYAEQATFQLAGGQEVRGEAGQVITLQGPTSTVEGVPTPQVTFRVGDGFTSGTDKFENIPTTYVGALNGGASVTFTPGQQDVVFLTPSTTTKAPDYLTVDFDSFVNVTSSGTGDDNGITAIISTTNTGLNFQIGAFAGQNITFSVGDLKADNLGFGRGSGRTVQDVNVTTLSGANEAIEIADEALDQVNRTRSILGAATNRLESSVASMSVASENLTASESRIRDADIATETSKFTLNQVMLQAGVSVLAQANFQSQTFLQLLG from the coding sequence ATGGCAATCACTCAAATTGCGACTAATATATCTGCGCTTACCGCCCAGCGCAACGTCAATACCGTAGGCGGGAATCTTTCTAAATCCATCGAACGCCTCTCTTCGGGCTTGCGCATCAACCGGGCGGGCGACGACGCCGCCGGAATGAGCGTGGCCAATCGCTTGCGTACGCAAACGGAAGGCTTGAATCAAGCCGTTACCAACGCGCAAGACGGCATTAACCTCATCAATGTGGCGGAAGGGGCCCTGGAAGAAACGACGAACCGGCTGAATCGCATCCGCCAACTCGCCGTACAAGCGGCGAACACGGGCACAAACGACTACAAGGCGCGCGCCGCCATTCAAGACGAAATTTTTCAAGGCATTGACGAAATCACTCGAATCGCCAATACCACTCTCTTCGGTTCCAATTATCTTCTCAACGGCGATTTCTCCATTAAATCCACCGTCAAGGACGGTCAACCCAACTACGGTTTTCAGATCGACGCTTCTCCCGTAGCGAGCACCTTAGACAGCGGAGCCGCTTTTCTGAATATTCGTCTCTCTCAACAAGGATATGCCCAGATCGTGGCGGGCGATACGGCGGGCGACAAGCAAATCGTGAGCACGGGAATCCGCAACCAGACAGACATCGCCGTCACGTTGGCTAGTTTCAATCAGAGCCGTTCCTTCGGCGGCGCCGCCATCCAAACTACGGACGCCGTCAGCACGGGCATCTATTTCAACGGCGTTTCTATGTTTGCGAACGATACCATATCGTTCGAAGGGGTGCTCGCCGACGGCGTAACTACATTTGCCGGGTCGGTAACCCTAGCCGCTACATCGACGCTGGGCACATCGGCGAACGCGACGTCCACTCGTCCAGAGACGATCATCGGCGCTATTAATAAAGCCATCGACGATGCGGAAAAGGTTCTGTTCGGCGTAAATTCCACCGGCAGCGTGCCTACGGCTTACCGCACGACCGTCACTCTCGCCGGCGCGACGACCGACAATCGCGGACGTCTTCTCTTAATCAACGAAGGAACGTATATCAATCAATCCACGATCAACATTTCCCTATTGCGCAGCGGCACTATGGTCACCAGCACCAGCGGCGTCACGCGGTCGGGCGCTATTGGCTCGGCTTCCGCTTTGTCCGGCGGCGGCCAAATCGGCAATTCCGTAACGGCCATAACGGGTTCGACGTTTGGGGAAGGGGAGTTTACTATTCAAGTCAAAGACGTTCAGAACGCGCAGCAGAAAAAGATCGAAAGCACGATCGCTTTCCTGGACGGCAATGGTTCCCGAATGGGACGGACGACGACGTTGACAGGTTCCAACAGTTCGACCACCCTCGTACTCAACGGTTCGTTTGTAGGCAGCACCTATACCGGCGGTCAGACGATGCGGGATAACGACATCATCATACTCAACGGAACGAATGCCGACGGCACGACCTTCCAAGGACGGTTTACATATGTCGATCCGGCGGACAATACGGAACTGCAAGAAGCGGATACCGATTTCAACGACTTCGAATTTTCCACCATTTCCGGCTTGATTCAGGAAATGAATTATCGCACGCGCGATTATACGGCCGGCGTTGGTACTAGCGACGGAACTCAAACGCGCTTCGAAGATGCGATATTCACCTATACGCCCGGCGGCACCTTGAGTTTGGTCGACGATGTGGGGCGATCCAATTCGCAGATGGCGTTCACGTTGACTTTCCAAAACCGGGACGACGCAACGCCGACGGAATACTATACGCTGCAGGACGATGGGGCTCTGGTGCAGGAAGGCTATGCCGAGCAGGCCACGTTCCAATTGGCGGGCGGGCAGGAAGTCCGAGGGGAAGCGGGACAAGTGATTACCTTGCAAGGCCCCACTTCCACCGTCGAAGGCGTTCCGACGCCGCAAGTAACTTTCCGCGTGGGCGACGGCTTCACTTCGGGAACGGATAAATTCGAAAACATCCCTACGACGTATGTGGGCGCGCTGAATGGCGGCGCCTCCGTAACCTTCACGCCGGGGCAGCAGGATGTAGTGTTCCTGACGCCTTCCACCACAACCAAGGCGCCCGATTACCTGACCGTAGACTTCGATTCCTTCGTCAACGTCACTTCGAGCGGTACGGGCGATGATAACGGCATCACGGCCATTATCAGCACCACCAATACGGGTTTGAACTTCCAGATCGGCGCCTTTGCGGGACAAAATATCACCTTCTCCGTCGGCGACCTGAAGGCCGATAATCTGGGATTCGGACGGGGCAGCGGACGCACGGTGCAGGATGTCAATGTAACTACGCTCTCAGGCGCTAACGAAGCTATCGAAATTGCCGACGAAGCGCTCG
- a CDS encoding cobalamin-dependent protein (Presence of a B(12) (cobalamin)-binding domain implies dependence on cobalamin itself, in one of its several forms, or in some unusual lineages, dependence on a cobalamin-like analog.), whose translation MIGMELEQLIAAYNEAVFDTDRDKALKIVRDAVDGGVSPEEIVFQVVVPAIEHTIGAISGKCELSLAQHFMISQIAAEVTEEMLPQFKESPAIVGRIVIGTSQGDLHSLGKRIVVGCLKARMIESIDLGVNVAPERFVDEAAANRAPIIGISSMLVHTARGENGCLKVRQILKERKLEDKIKIVVGGAPFRFDHLLYKAVQADAWAEDGIAAGKVIAELIQEALK comes from the coding sequence ATGATCGGCATGGAGTTAGAACAGCTGATCGCGGCGTACAACGAAGCCGTGTTCGACACGGATCGAGACAAGGCGCTCAAAATCGTTCGCGATGCGGTGGACGGCGGCGTCTCCCCGGAAGAGATCGTGTTCCAGGTTGTCGTACCCGCTATCGAGCATACGATCGGAGCCATTAGCGGGAAATGCGAGTTAAGCCTGGCTCAGCACTTTATGATCTCCCAAATCGCGGCGGAAGTGACGGAAGAAATGCTTCCCCAATTCAAGGAATCGCCGGCTATCGTCGGCCGCATCGTTATCGGAACCTCGCAGGGCGACTTGCACTCGCTGGGAAAAAGAATCGTCGTAGGCTGCCTCAAAGCCCGCATGATCGAATCCATCGATCTCGGCGTAAACGTGGCGCCGGAACGGTTCGTAGACGAGGCGGCGGCGAACCGCGCTCCGATTATCGGAATTTCATCCATGCTGGTTCATACCGCCAGGGGAGAGAACGGCTGTCTCAAAGTACGGCAAATCTTAAAGGAGCGAAAACTGGAGGACAAGATCAAGATCGTCGTCGGCGGCGCTCCCTTCCGATTCGACCATCTACTTTACAAGGCCGTGCAAGCCGACGCCTGGGCGGAGGATGGCATCGCGGCGGGGAAAGTCATCGCCGAACTGATCCAGGAGGCGCTGAAATGA
- a CDS encoding transposase encodes MKRIQKKYDGVFKTKVVFEAIRGENSLGEIATQYGVHPNQIAHWRKKALNELPLILSRKGERNQEEKAGLIDELYRQIGQLKVELDWLKKKSQGCG; translated from the coding sequence ATGAAGAGAATTCAAAAGAAATACGATGGAGTTTTTAAGACGAAAGTGGTTTTCGAAGCGATCCGAGGGGAGAATAGTCTGGGAGAAATAGCCACCCAATATGGAGTTCATCCCAACCAGATCGCCCATTGGAGAAAGAAAGCCCTCAACGAGTTGCCACTCATCTTGAGCCGGAAGGGGGAGAGGAACCAGGAAGAAAAAGCCGGACTCATCGATGAATTGTACCGGCAAATCGGTCAGTTGAAGGTGGAACTGGACTGGTTGAAAAAAAAATCGCAAGGATGCGGTTGA